One genomic region from Deltaproteobacteria bacterium encodes:
- a CDS encoding Ldh family oxidoreductase, producing MSDTYYFPSRQLRRVIHDLCQASGSPQEEADLVSSRLIKSDLTGHPSHGVIRIPLYMQMVRRDLIKPGAVPDFLLDHGSTAVINGNRAYGQVAAEKAMNTAIERGRANGVAAVGVTNLFHVGRLADYAVSAAGAGCIGMVYTSCGGAIYLVAPFEGSSRRMATNPMAMAIPSDREYPIVLDMATSVYAEGKLQVMLGTGQTAPEQTLIDKDGRPTTNPSDFYAGGAILPLGGKQGYKGYLLNFMVEVLAGLLTGGGYIGCNDSPVFNNCTLMIVLDVERFRDLPLFKTELEGMIKYLKETPVLEGKDVLYPGELEARMEVERLKTGIPLAAKTVEKIQENIDRYSLPVRLTELAQPAPLT from the coding sequence ATGAGCGATACATATTATTTTCCTTCGAGGCAATTACGCCGGGTGATCCATGATCTTTGCCAGGCCAGCGGCTCACCGCAGGAAGAGGCCGATCTGGTATCCAGCCGGCTAATCAAGTCAGATCTCACGGGCCATCCTTCCCATGGGGTCATCCGCATACCGCTCTACATGCAAATGGTCCGCAGAGATTTGATCAAACCGGGCGCCGTGCCTGACTTCTTACTGGACCATGGCTCCACCGCCGTAATCAACGGAAATAGGGCGTATGGCCAGGTAGCCGCTGAGAAGGCCATGAACACGGCCATAGAAAGAGGCCGGGCCAATGGCGTTGCGGCGGTCGGAGTGACTAATCTGTTTCACGTCGGGCGGCTGGCCGATTACGCTGTCTCGGCCGCCGGGGCCGGCTGCATCGGGATGGTATACACATCCTGCGGCGGGGCTATTTATTTGGTCGCCCCCTTTGAAGGCAGCTCGCGCCGCATGGCCACCAACCCCATGGCCATGGCCATACCCAGCGATCGAGAATATCCAATCGTATTAGACATGGCTACCAGTGTCTATGCCGAGGGGAAGCTGCAGGTCATGCTGGGTACAGGCCAAACCGCACCGGAACAGACTTTAATAGACAAGGATGGACGGCCCACCACAAACCCCAGCGATTTTTACGCGGGTGGAGCCATTCTGCCTTTGGGCGGGAAGCAGGGATACAAGGGATATTTACTCAACTTTATGGTTGAGGTCCTGGCCGGACTGCTCACCGGAGGCGGTTATATTGGCTGTAACGACTCTCCTGTCTTTAACAACTGTACCTTGATGATTGTCCTCGACGTGGAGCGGTTCCGGGACCTGCCTCTATTCAAGACAGAGCTGGAGGGGATGATCAAGTATTTAAAGGAGACTCCGGTCCTTGAAGGCAAAGATGTGCTCTACCCCGGCGAACTGGAAGCACGAATGGAGGTGGAAAGACTCAAGACCGGAATCCCGCTTGCAGCCAAAACCGTGGAAAAAATCCAGGAGAATATAGACCGCTACAGCCTTCCCGTCCGGCTGACCGAGTTGGCCCAGCCGGCCCCGTTGACCTGA